From the Elusimicrobiota bacterium genome, one window contains:
- the mreD gene encoding rod shape-determining protein MreD, producing MIGIFFYFITGILCLTTQLFSRQIFAEYSPDFFLLLTIYFALFRSSRSSVTGGFFLGILSDSFSTGRFGTQAFVLTLLGFISNRITLFVNQESSFAQAVITMAISALYFIIFFVLQNTLPWFGQVVFHWVGLVVIIINGIVAVPLFMLLNSWYKLWKL from the coding sequence ATGATTGGCATATTTTTTTATTTTATCACTGGCATTTTGTGTTTAACAACGCAGCTGTTTTCACGGCAAATATTCGCGGAATACTCGCCAGATTTTTTCTTGCTATTAACAATTTACTTTGCGTTGTTTCGTAGTTCACGCAGCAGCGTAACCGGCGGGTTTTTTTTGGGAATTCTGAGTGATAGTTTTTCCACAGGACGGTTTGGGACACAGGCGTTTGTATTAACGCTTCTAGGGTTTATCAGTAACCGCATAACATTATTTGTAAATCAGGAAAGCTCGTTTGCCCAGGCAGTTATCACAATGGCAATTTCGGCGTTATACTTCATCATATTTTTTGTGTTGCAAAACACGTTACCATGGTTTGGGCAGGTAGTATTCCATTGGGTGGGATTGGTGGTAATTATTATTAACGGTATTGTTGCGGTACCACTGTTTATGTTGCTTAACTCGTGGTATAAACTATGGAAATTGTAA
- the mrdA gene encoding penicillin-binding protein 2, with product MEKRLSAISYFVALLIFILTFKLFDLQVVQGNKLLKISEQNRTRVYFETAPRGNIYDRSHLCVADNVSTYVVYFSPEGMTKQGIDDTLDTLEEILKIKISRSKLKIYSKSKPAVIRIIDGISRQQMFWLEENKYRLPGINLGMEFKRLYPYGSTACHMIGYLGEINRSEFASPQYAGYRVGSFIGKSGVERIYEPYIRGEDGGVQIEIDAKGNQLRVIRKISCIPGNDVHLFLDLKLQNIIEKAFEKTRGACVVLDPRNGEVLAMLSSPGYDPNMFVSISTDTFKRDALLSSVGLPLFNRALQGRYPPGSVFKIVTASAALDEHKVDPQKAVLCQGRFILGREGKVFKCWKPEGHGWVDFTRGLAESCDVYFYQLGLRVGIDSIEKYGHKYGLDKYTEIDLPGEATGFIPGRNWKKRRYRDDWYDGDTVNVAIGQGYVLTTPIGLACLAATTATRGSLFQPRVVNKIQDQNGQVLWKSSPRKIVSNDMDPNTWKIMDATLQRVVSYGTGAGAAVPGVTVAGKTGTAQNPQGNDHAWFVAYAPAENPEIALSVFMEHGGHGGSVAAPVAQAIIQEMLVNRKKSEVKVEAH from the coding sequence ATGGAGAAAAGATTAAGCGCGATTTCATATTTTGTTGCGTTATTAATATTTATCCTTACCTTCAAGCTTTTCGATCTGCAGGTAGTGCAGGGAAATAAACTCCTGAAAATATCGGAACAAAACCGTACCCGGGTATATTTTGAAACCGCACCACGGGGTAATATTTATGACCGTTCTCATCTCTGCGTAGCGGATAATGTTTCAACTTACGTTGTATATTTTTCTCCGGAAGGTATGACAAAACAGGGAATTGATGATACTCTGGATACCCTGGAAGAAATATTAAAAATCAAAATATCAAGAAGTAAGTTAAAAATATATAGTAAGTCCAAGCCCGCGGTTATTAGAATTATTGACGGTATCTCACGTCAGCAAATGTTTTGGTTGGAAGAAAACAAGTATAGGTTACCGGGAATTAACTTAGGGATGGAGTTCAAACGGTTATATCCCTATGGATCTACAGCCTGTCATATGATTGGATACCTTGGCGAGATTAACCGGTCGGAATTTGCTAGCCCGCAGTATGCCGGGTATCGTGTGGGTAGTTTTATCGGGAAAAGCGGGGTGGAGCGTATATATGAACCATACATACGCGGGGAAGACGGAGGTGTACAGATTGAGATTGATGCTAAAGGTAACCAGTTAAGAGTTATCCGCAAGATTTCATGTATACCCGGGAATGATGTACATTTATTTCTTGATCTAAAACTTCAGAATATAATAGAAAAAGCGTTTGAGAAAACACGAGGCGCCTGCGTGGTTCTTGACCCGAGAAATGGCGAAGTACTTGCTATGTTATCCTCTCCTGGTTATGATCCTAATATGTTTGTAAGTATTTCGACTGACACTTTTAAACGTGATGCATTACTGTCAAGTGTAGGATTGCCGTTGTTCAACCGTGCGTTACAGGGACGGTATCCGCCGGGTTCGGTATTCAAAATTGTTACTGCCAGCGCTGCATTGGATGAGCATAAGGTTGACCCGCAGAAAGCTGTACTATGCCAGGGTAGGTTTATTCTCGGGCGTGAAGGCAAAGTGTTTAAATGCTGGAAACCTGAAGGCCATGGATGGGTTGATTTTACACGCGGCCTTGCGGAATCGTGTGACGTATATTTTTATCAGCTTGGATTAAGAGTGGGGATTGATTCAATCGAGAAGTATGGGCATAAATACGGGCTTGATAAATATACTGAGATTGACCTGCCTGGGGAAGCTACGGGGTTTATCCCGGGACGTAACTGGAAAAAACGCAGGTATCGGGATGATTGGTATGACGGTGATACGGTGAATGTAGCAATCGGGCAGGGGTATGTTCTTACCACGCCTATTGGATTAGCGTGCCTGGCTGCAACAACTGCTACCCGCGGGAGCTTATTTCAACCGCGTGTGGTGAATAAAATACAGGACCAAAACGGGCAGGTGTTATGGAAGTCGTCTCCAAGAAAGATTGTGAGTAATGATATGGACCCGAACACCTGGAAAATCATGGATGCAACACTTCAACGCGTAGTGTCTTACGGTACCGGCGCTGGAGCAGCGGTTCCCGGTGTTACAGTTGCAGGGAAAACAGGTACCGCGCAGAACCCGCAGGGGAATGACCACGCATGGTTTGTAGCATACGCGCCGGCTGAAAATCCGGAGATTGCATTGTCGGTTTTTATGGAACATGGCGGGCACGGGGGTAGTGTTGCCGCGCCGGTTGCACAGGCAATTATTCAGGAGATGCTGGTTAACAGAAAAAAAAGTGAAGTTAAGGTTGAGGCACATTAA
- a CDS encoding DUF2723 domain-containing protein, with amino-acid sequence MGHTIWDTILYAVLTTLFLLYIHSAYPLTAPRDSAEYASTVPTLSIPHQPGYPLYTITANIFQLLHLATPSFCVTVFSSICTVLTCFLLYRTMLILNILPILRILAVILYGFNPLIYLQSTIAGPFMLNALFLSVFIYLTINTLVRNNAYIASYLFGLSLCNHQTILLILPLVYYLLKKKKVHTGSTLFFFLCGLTPYLFLIVRSAAQPVVDTGDTESLSNLFSALFRTDFGTLRLHHESYGNTSSIAARFHTTLCHIRDWTQKTGWLTIIFSIPGMIKFSRRIPSLWKYIFASILFSGPGLIILASMPITSESTEIMQRFYVLPFTLMIIPAITGMDWILRAKNTLVQSLTILFFAILCFNCFVHIQHCFQFYNNRHNYVTPDFMHNIFITIEPNNLLFLDADNPIFLSRYCQLITKKRVDTTVIENIPFPWYIELMKKRYPTLCFSAVKLNSLTPSVFFENIVDDNIGNYQFYTNTSLGSKYDNYLTPSGLLLRLQPSGRLMMYTSGVYSSVIMSNLYVYRSPPGIGWYTQYFDREIIGDYVIAWENVQLSTKY; translated from the coding sequence GTGGGACATACTATTTGGGATACCATACTCTACGCTGTATTGACAACACTGTTTTTGTTGTATATTCACTCGGCATATCCGTTAACCGCCCCGCGTGACTCCGCTGAGTACGCCAGTACGGTACCAACACTCAGCATCCCTCACCAACCCGGGTATCCGTTGTACACAATCACCGCAAATATATTTCAGTTACTACACCTTGCAACCCCATCCTTCTGCGTGACAGTATTTTCATCAATATGCACGGTACTAACTTGTTTTTTATTATATAGAACAATGTTAATACTGAATATCCTCCCGATACTAAGAATCCTTGCGGTAATTCTTTACGGGTTTAACCCACTGATTTACCTGCAATCAACTATCGCAGGGCCGTTTATGCTTAACGCATTGTTTTTATCAGTGTTTATATATTTAACAATCAATACATTAGTTCGTAATAATGCGTATATAGCCTCTTATTTATTTGGCTTATCCCTGTGTAACCATCAAACAATACTGTTAATATTACCTTTAGTGTATTATCTCCTCAAAAAGAAGAAAGTCCATACGGGTTCAACACTATTCTTTTTCCTTTGCGGTTTAACCCCCTATCTTTTCCTTATAGTGCGTTCAGCAGCACAGCCAGTAGTGGATACCGGTGATACAGAAAGTTTATCTAACCTATTTTCTGCTCTCTTTAGAACAGATTTTGGTACGTTGCGGTTACATCATGAAAGTTATGGCAATACTTCATCAATAGCTGCCCGTTTTCACACAACGCTGTGTCATATACGTGACTGGACACAAAAAACCGGGTGGTTAACAATTATATTCTCTATACCCGGAATGATTAAGTTTTCACGACGGATACCCAGCCTATGGAAATACATATTTGCAAGTATCCTTTTTTCCGGGCCGGGGTTAATTATTTTGGCAAGTATGCCGATAACTTCTGAATCCACAGAAATCATGCAACGGTTTTACGTTCTACCGTTTACTCTGATGATAATACCGGCTATTACAGGAATGGATTGGATACTACGCGCTAAAAATACGCTGGTACAGAGTCTCACAATTCTATTTTTTGCCATACTATGCTTTAACTGTTTTGTTCATATCCAACACTGCTTCCAGTTTTATAATAACAGGCATAACTATGTTACGCCTGACTTTATGCATAACATCTTCATCACCATAGAACCAAACAACCTTCTTTTTCTTGATGCGGATAACCCAATATTTCTTTCAAGATATTGCCAGCTGATAACAAAAAAACGTGTTGATACTACGGTGATTGAAAACATACCGTTCCCGTGGTATATAGAACTTATGAAGAAACGGTATCCTACCCTTTGTTTCTCCGCTGTTAAACTAAACAGCTTAACACCCAGCGTATTTTTTGAAAATATTGTAGATGATAATATCGGGAATTATCAATTTTATACTAATACTTCTTTAGGAAGCAAGTATGATAATTATCTTACGCCATCAGGTCTTTTGTTAAGATTACAACCCAGCGGCAGGTTAATGATGTACACATCCGGAGTGTATTCATCAGTTATAATGTCTAACCTCTATGTTTACCGTTCCCCGCCGGGAATAGGATGGTATACACAATATTTTGACCGTGAGATTATCGGGGATTACGTTATTGCCTGGGAAAATGTACAACTATCAACTAAATATTAA
- a CDS encoding right-handed parallel beta-helix repeat-containing protein: MKFDLRNVIVNTLFAVTLFVYYPSPITAVPFLLNYTGTLSDNTIPVSDGLYTLKFALYKSSTAVTALWSETQNILLNNGIFSAVLGSIEPFPKTINNYDNLYLGIKLESDPEFIPRHRVVSNMFAIKSEYAATSSSAIYAVSSGSAGYTQSSAYAMISSQTVNSEYLHGYPYTHFLTTTTLIPRSTDSTFNTITTGSINNIIMIDGTTYPRSSAGIIQALNSLPSTGGTILLSPGTYPVSESITITKSNLTLTGCGNAVILKPSNNLNAPVIQTSNTNGAVQRIIISNISVDGNRTEQSTECHGVYIKDAVEITLRDCVITNCFGYGIFIESSEHCKVTNVFCNNNSWAGICLLRSNNNILAHNNCRQNGIGIYTMHCQHTVISSNNLSLNTQYGISIYGGGYCGITNNSLLNDSQESDNYYTELFLWGDGEGSDACYCVVSGNTVSCTANTRAKYGIAESTTANNHNIFTNNIITGARSGQLQKIGVNSIDNNNVKLD; the protein is encoded by the coding sequence ATGAAATTCGACTTGAGAAATGTTATTGTTAACACACTTTTTGCGGTTACACTATTTGTTTATTACCCATCACCTATTACAGCAGTACCGTTTTTGTTGAACTATACAGGAACATTATCAGACAATACTATACCTGTTAGTGACGGGCTATATACTCTGAAATTTGCGTTATACAAAAGCTCAACAGCAGTAACGGCTTTATGGTCTGAGACACAGAATATTTTACTCAACAACGGAATATTTTCTGCGGTATTAGGTTCTATAGAACCCTTCCCAAAAACAATAAATAATTATGACAACCTGTACTTAGGGATAAAACTTGAATCTGACCCTGAATTTATCCCGCGGCACAGGGTAGTGAGTAATATGTTTGCAATAAAATCAGAATATGCTGCCACAAGTTCCAGCGCAATTTATGCGGTTAGTTCCGGCAGCGCGGGATACACACAATCTTCAGCCTACGCAATGATATCTTCGCAAACAGTTAACAGTGAATACCTGCACGGATACCCGTACACACATTTCTTAACAACTACGACTTTAATCCCGAGGAGTACGGACAGTACTTTTAACACTATAACTACAGGCAGTATTAACAACATCATCATGATTGACGGAACTACATACCCGCGTAGTTCAGCCGGGATAATACAAGCATTGAACTCACTCCCCTCAACCGGCGGTACAATACTTTTATCTCCCGGAACATATCCTGTTTCAGAAAGTATAACAATAACAAAATCCAACCTAACCCTTACCGGGTGCGGTAATGCTGTAATACTAAAACCTTCCAATAACTTAAACGCACCGGTTATACAAACCTCTAACACAAACGGGGCAGTACAAAGAATTATTATCTCAAACATTTCAGTTGATGGTAACAGAACTGAACAATCAACTGAATGCCACGGGGTGTATATCAAAGACGCTGTTGAGATCACCCTCCGTGATTGCGTAATAACCAACTGTTTTGGCTATGGCATTTTTATTGAATCTTCTGAACACTGCAAAGTAACAAATGTGTTTTGTAATAACAACTCTTGGGCGGGTATATGCTTATTACGGTCAAACAACAATATTTTAGCACATAACAACTGCCGCCAAAACGGTATAGGTATCTATACTATGCACTGCCAGCACACCGTGATATCATCAAACAATCTGTCATTAAACACGCAGTACGGTATAAGTATCTACGGCGGCGGGTATTGCGGAATCACAAATAATTCACTTCTTAATGATTCACAGGAAAGTGATAATTATTATACAGAACTCTTCCTCTGGGGCGATGGCGAAGGATCTGATGCATGCTACTGCGTGGTCAGCGGTAATACGGTAAGTTGTACCGCCAATACCCGCGCGAAGTATGGTATTGCCGAAAGTACAACGGCTAATAACCACAATATTTTTACTAACAATATAATCACCGGCGCGAGGTCAGGACAGTTACAGAAAATAGGAGTCAACAGTATTGATAACAACAACGTAAAACTCGATTAA
- the rodA gene encoding rod shape-determining protein RodA produces MSNEFGFKSLFNKIDIILIISAVILTVLGIVLIRSATLFDSNADVYLIKQLSALGIGIAVFFVLALLPYSIFRSYGVLMYIISIGLLVFVLFFGRTFNGTRGWLSFGTFYFQPVELVKLLFILILASYLDRRKTEEIQEWATVLVTGFLMGVLTFLLLLQPDFSSSVVFFPIYLGMLFFAGVPTGKIFTVLFFVSTSMVIPLFDCWLMLQKSLVAKSWILKFVYASLHQFWPAVLMLVLIFALLVLIKQLLDFLSVRFSWQRFVFIYLLILLSVGASFFVRVALKDYQRLRLISFINPALDPLGAGYNIIQSKIAIGSGRVIGKGLFNSTQGRLGFVPAQRTDFIFSVMGEELGFLGSIMVVVLISILLFRIVLIIRDARDRYGQYVSMGLLCMFSFYFFANLGMTMGIMPVIGVYLPFISYGGSALVGAYMALGLLISIQLRQYGY; encoded by the coding sequence ATGAGCAATGAGTTTGGGTTTAAGAGTCTTTTTAACAAGATTGATATAATACTTATTATCAGCGCGGTGATACTCACGGTGTTGGGGATAGTGTTGATACGTTCCGCAACGTTGTTTGATTCAAACGCCGATGTATATCTTATAAAACAACTCTCTGCGCTGGGGATAGGAATTGCTGTATTCTTCGTACTAGCGCTTTTGCCGTACTCAATTTTTCGTTCATACGGCGTGTTAATGTATATTATCAGTATAGGATTACTTGTATTCGTACTTTTCTTCGGGCGTACATTCAACGGTACCCGTGGTTGGTTAAGTTTTGGTACTTTTTATTTTCAGCCGGTAGAACTCGTTAAGTTGTTGTTTATACTAATACTGGCATCTTATCTTGACCGCAGAAAAACTGAAGAAATTCAGGAGTGGGCCACTGTGTTGGTTACAGGGTTTTTAATGGGAGTACTGACCTTTTTGTTATTACTACAGCCAGACTTTTCATCGTCAGTTGTATTTTTCCCGATTTATCTGGGAATGTTGTTTTTTGCGGGTGTTCCAACTGGCAAGATTTTTACTGTACTTTTTTTTGTTTCTACCAGTATGGTCATACCATTATTCGACTGCTGGCTTATGTTGCAGAAATCGTTAGTGGCAAAAAGCTGGATACTGAAGTTTGTCTACGCGTCACTTCACCAGTTCTGGCCTGCGGTGTTAATGCTTGTACTGATATTCGCATTACTTGTGCTAATAAAACAATTACTTGATTTTTTAAGTGTACGTTTTTCGTGGCAACGGTTTGTGTTTATTTATCTTTTGATCTTACTTTCAGTGGGAGCGTCATTTTTTGTTAGAGTAGCTTTAAAGGATTATCAACGGTTAAGGTTGATATCGTTTATCAATCCGGCACTTGACCCGTTAGGTGCAGGGTATAATATTATACAGTCAAAAATCGCAATTGGTTCCGGCAGGGTTATAGGTAAAGGATTGTTCAACAGTACTCAGGGGCGGTTAGGGTTTGTTCCCGCGCAACGAACTGATTTCATATTTTCGGTTATGGGCGAGGAACTTGGTTTTCTTGGAAGTATTATGGTTGTAGTACTGATCAGTATATTACTCTTTCGTATTGTGCTTATTATTCGTGATGCGCGGGATAGGTATGGGCAATACGTATCTATGGGATTATTATGCATGTTTTCATTCTATTTTTTTGCCAACCTCGGGATGACTATGGGTATTATGCCGGTTATCGGTGTATACTTACCGTTTATTAGTTACGGCGGTTCCGCGCTTGTCGGAGCATATATGGCGTTAGGGTTGTTGATATCCATACAGTTGAGGCAGTATGGGTACTGA
- a CDS encoding TIGR03960 family B12-binding radical SAM protein: MGTDKYPAFLYQTQRPSRYINHEFNSKPIPRDLENRVRVCLCYPDVYEVGASNLGLMILYNILNSREDVYAERVYLPAGDYVQLLKSQGLKLASLETNTELSKFDIIGFTLQYELTYPKVLEILELGGIEVYSNKRESNSPLIIAGGPCATTNPEPTADFVDAYCIGDGEDAVNDIIDCVKSIKNSVAGNGLFDRTAMFSKLAGIGGVYVPALYDVKYSTEGVVEDVVPVNTAVPAVITPRRVSSLDTAAYPAKPIVPFTETVHNRYSVELARGCRWNCAFCQARYIYGDYRERSEEKVLEIASEGLKNTGYNEVSLMSLSSGDYSKIKNVLAGLHAKPEMERVELGLPSLRYDTFTAALAEELVKYPPTTITFAPEVATPRMGRVVNKLFKPDKLDRAIATLYSYGWKKVKLYFMYGLPTETMEDIDNVVSLVNNLSRKYSRMNFSVTLSPFSPKPWAVLQYARQQGKDELLEKRQYLKKCLRAKVSGNFVELAELECVLARGDRKLSAVIYHAWKVLNNTEMYFPENIDQYPAWEAAFSTAGISKDKYLREHSTDERLPWQHVGDVNVVEQLKKGYLRAIDNQAVEVEEEKVTPESVVQEQRQGLRNEVVFIEKPDPIKRVRVRLKRYGCAKYLSHLEQIEAIRRAVKRAGLPVAYTLGYKPHAKISFGTPLTLGCGSNAEYFDLYLTSGMDILRVRENLINCSPSGYAVIDVKDIPFVLPSLESFVNYGLYTTSCSRTVVEGIVEKHRQEYNALNDNNRKFGIEKIEESNSVVQLYTGVGQGFIGTGAVFKEILSYASIAGIEANLVRENLWNMLPGGAKIEP; the protein is encoded by the coding sequence ATGGGTACTGATAAATATCCGGCTTTTCTTTACCAAACACAACGGCCTTCGAGGTATATTAATCATGAGTTTAACAGTAAACCTATCCCCCGGGATTTAGAAAACCGTGTGCGTGTATGCTTGTGTTATCCCGATGTTTACGAAGTTGGAGCGTCGAATCTTGGGTTAATGATACTCTATAACATCTTGAACTCAAGGGAAGATGTCTACGCGGAGCGCGTATATCTTCCTGCGGGGGATTATGTTCAACTCCTGAAATCACAGGGGTTGAAGCTAGCGTCGTTAGAAACAAATACTGAACTTTCAAAGTTTGATATTATAGGATTTACTTTACAATACGAATTGACATACCCGAAAGTACTGGAAATCCTTGAGCTTGGCGGGATTGAGGTGTATTCAAATAAACGTGAGAGTAACAGCCCGTTGATCATTGCCGGCGGGCCGTGTGCCACAACAAATCCTGAACCCACAGCTGATTTTGTTGATGCATACTGTATTGGCGACGGGGAAGATGCGGTTAATGATATTATTGACTGCGTTAAATCCATAAAAAATAGCGTTGCCGGGAATGGTCTGTTTGACAGAACCGCAATGTTTTCTAAACTCGCGGGGATTGGCGGGGTGTATGTCCCAGCATTATACGATGTTAAATATTCAACGGAAGGTGTAGTGGAGGATGTAGTGCCGGTAAACACTGCTGTTCCCGCGGTAATTACCCCGCGCAGAGTTTCAAGCCTTGATACTGCAGCATATCCTGCGAAACCTATTGTACCGTTCACAGAAACTGTGCATAACAGGTATAGCGTTGAACTTGCCCGCGGATGCCGGTGGAACTGCGCGTTTTGTCAGGCACGATATATCTACGGGGATTACCGTGAGCGTTCAGAAGAAAAAGTGTTGGAGATTGCAAGTGAGGGTTTAAAAAATACGGGGTACAACGAAGTATCATTGATGTCATTATCCTCCGGGGATTATTCTAAGATAAAAAATGTTTTAGCGGGTTTACACGCAAAACCTGAGATGGAACGCGTAGAACTTGGCTTGCCCTCATTGCGATATGATACATTCACCGCAGCTTTAGCGGAGGAATTGGTGAAATACCCGCCGACAACAATAACGTTTGCGCCGGAAGTTGCTACACCGCGGATGGGGCGTGTGGTTAATAAGTTGTTTAAACCTGACAAACTAGACCGCGCGATTGCAACTTTGTATTCTTACGGCTGGAAAAAGGTGAAACTATATTTTATGTATGGTTTACCAACAGAGACTATGGAAGATATTGATAATGTGGTGTCTTTGGTAAACAATTTATCCCGGAAGTATTCACGTATGAATTTTAGTGTTACACTCTCGCCGTTCTCACCAAAGCCATGGGCGGTATTGCAATACGCACGGCAGCAGGGGAAGGATGAACTCCTGGAGAAACGGCAGTATTTAAAGAAGTGTTTACGCGCAAAAGTTTCCGGTAATTTTGTTGAACTTGCTGAACTTGAATGTGTACTCGCCAGGGGGGATAGAAAGTTATCAGCGGTTATCTATCATGCGTGGAAGGTGTTGAATAATACTGAGATGTACTTCCCGGAAAATATTGATCAGTACCCCGCGTGGGAGGCGGCGTTTAGTACTGCCGGGATTAGTAAAGATAAATATTTACGTGAGCATAGTACTGACGAACGGTTACCGTGGCAGCACGTAGGAGATGTTAATGTTGTTGAGCAGCTGAAAAAAGGGTATCTCCGTGCGATTGACAATCAGGCTGTTGAAGTAGAAGAAGAAAAAGTTACTCCTGAATCAGTGGTTCAGGAACAACGGCAGGGGTTACGAAATGAAGTTGTTTTTATTGAAAAACCTGACCCTATAAAACGCGTGAGGGTACGGCTTAAGCGTTATGGCTGCGCAAAGTATTTGTCTCATCTCGAACAAATAGAAGCTATCCGCCGGGCGGTAAAACGCGCGGGTTTACCCGTAGCATATACCCTGGGATATAAACCGCATGCAAAAATCTCGTTTGGTACGCCGTTAACTCTCGGATGCGGGAGTAATGCCGAGTATTTTGATTTATACCTGACTTCAGGGATGGATATACTGCGGGTACGTGAAAATTTAATTAATTGTTCGCCATCCGGATACGCGGTTATTGATGTTAAGGACATACCGTTTGTTTTACCGTCATTAGAAAGTTTTGTTAACTACGGGCTTTATACAACATCATGTAGCAGAACAGTGGTTGAGGGGATAGTAGAAAAACATAGGCAGGAGTACAACGCACTGAATGATAATAACCGTAAGTTTGGTATTGAAAAAATTGAGGAGTCTAACAGCGTAGTACAGCTTTATACCGGTGTAGGGCAGGGTTTCATAGGTACCGGCGCGGTATTTAAGGAAATATTGTCGTATGCCAGTATAGCGGGGATAGAAGCTAATCTTGTAAGGGAAAATCTGTGGAATATGTTACCCGGCGGAGCTAAGATTGAACCCTAA